TTCTCCAGCAGGATATTTTTCATGAATGGAGCATTATTAAATGTTATGGTGGGAAGGAGAATAAATTAGGTAACTTGATTATTCAATCTTGTAATTCTTATGATGCTGCCATAAATGAAATTGAAGAAATCAAAAAAATAAGAAAAGCTCATAAATATGCATTAAAAAAACTGATTACTTAAAAAGTAAGAATTAGATTTTGAAAATGCTAGTGGAATTAACTGTAATATGGTAGAATGAAGATATATATCACTAATAATCTTAACGAGGGTTTGAGTAAAATTGAATATTAGGTACTTATGAATTTTGATAATATAAAATCAGTATATAAAAGAACTAGTCAAAGAACACATTATGATTGTGGTCTAAGAGAATACTTACTTAGAGTATATCAATATATGTCATTTGCACTTGCTCTAACTGCAATAATATCAATGGGAGCTGCATCATCTTCACAATTTTTAAATCTAATATATGGCACACCACTTAAGTGGGTTATAGCACTTGTACCACTAGGTATGGCTTTTTATATGAGTAGTAGATTAATGTCTATGTCAGTAACCGGAGTGCAAACTTGTTTGATGATATTTGCAACTCTTATGGGTTTATCATTATCAACAATATTCATATTGTTCACAGGAGAAAGTATTGCTAGGGTATTTTTTATAACAGCAAGTACATTTGGAGCTATGAGTGTATACGGGCATACTACTAAAAGAGATTTAACAAGTATGGGCTCATTTTTAATGATGGGAGT
This Candidatus Bandiella numerosa DNA region includes the following protein-coding sequences:
- a CDS encoding Bax inhibitor-1 family protein, with amino-acid sequence MNFDNIKSVYKRTSQRTHYDCGLREYLLRVYQYMSFALALTAIISMGAASSSQFLNLIYGTPLKWVIALVPLGMAFYMSSRLMSMSVTGVQTCLMIFATLMGLSLSTIFILFTGESIARVFFITASTFGAMSVYGHTTKRDLTSMGSFLMMGVIGLFIASVVNIFMQSGVLQFVISIIGVVVFTLFTAYDSQKIKALYYKTQSNALITHKLAIYGSLALYMDFINIFVFLLQLLGVRRDE